The nucleotide sequence AAAGCATCAATAAAAGGATCTATCTCACCATCCATGACACGATTTACATCACCAATTTCCACACCGGTTCGATGGTCTTTTACTAAACTATAAGGATGAAAAACATATGAACGAATTTGATTACCCCAACTAATTTCACTTACTGCCCCACGCAAATTTTCTATTTCTTTTTCTTGTTCACGTCTTTTGAGTTCCCACAACTTAGCTTTAAGAATTTTTTCACAGGCCTGTCGGTTTGCATTTTGGGAACGCTCATTTTGACACTGAACCACAATTCCTGTAGGTAAATGAGTCATACGTACCGCTGAATCAGTTTTGTTGACATGTTGCCCCCCTGCCCCACTAGCCCTATAAGTATCTACTTTAATTTCTTCGCTATTTAAAACTATTTCCGGAAGGGCATCATCCACCTCGGGTAAAACATCAACTGCAGCAAAAGAAGTATGTCTTCTCCCAGAAGCATCAAAAGGTGAAATTCTTACTAAACGATGTACTCCTTTTTCCGCTTTTAATAATCCATAAACATTTTCTCCTTTGATTAATAAGGCTGCTCTTTTTATACCAGCTTCCTCACCAGCAAGATAATCCAAACTTTCAACCGAGAAACCTTTTTGTTCAGCCCAACGAGTGTACATCCTCAAGAGCATATTTGTCCAATCTTGTGATTCCGTACCACCTGCTCCAGCATGTAAAGAAAAAATAACATTATGGTCATCATATTTACCCCGGAATAAAAGCTCCAATTCCAAAGCAGCCAAATCCTTTTCTACCTTTAACAATAGTTCTTCGGCCTCTTTTAAACATTCGGCTTCTTCTTCGCCCAATTCATATAAAATTTCTATTTCTTCAATTTGTGACCCCAACTCCTGATACTTTTCCCAGCTATTT is from Clostridia bacterium and encodes:
- a CDS encoding peptide chain release factor 2; the protein is MVCLGGLFDLASCEREITQLEKKLLRPDFWDEVVEAQKVTQRITCLKNSWEKYQELGSQIEEIEILYELGEEEAECLKEAEELLLKVEKDLAALELELLFRGKYDDHNVIFSLHAGAGGTESQDWTNMLLRMYTRWAEQKGFSVESLDYLAGEEAGIKRAALLIKGENVYGLLKAEKGVHRLVRISPFDASGRRHTSFAAVDVLPEVDDALPEIVLNSEEIKVDTYRASGAGGQHVNKTDSAVRMTHLPTGIVVQCQNERSQNANRQACEKILKAKLWELKRREQEKEIENLRGAVSEISWGNQIRSYVFHPYSLVKDHRTGVEIGDVNRVMDGEIDPFIDAFLRLNAKNRG